In Williamsoniiplasma luminosum, the genomic stretch TTTATTGATTGCTTGAGAAATAATTTCAACTTCATTACCAATACCCCGCACTATTTTTGCATTAAACAGTTCTCTTTTATAATATATCAAAACTAAGGTAAATTCCCAAATCACCATTTTGTAAAAATATCAACACAAAAATTAAAATAGGTTATATGGATAAAAGCTATAAATCGACAAAAGCATATTTAGGTTGTTGTATTTTTGTGAAGTAGGATATTGCTGAGTTTATTAAGATGAAAAAGAGAAGAATTGATGCGATCACAATTCCAATAAATCCTAATCCCCAACCAAAATTTAGTGGAATATCAAATCACAATGTTTTCATAATTTCCGCCACTACCTTTTCTAAAGTTATTCAAGCAAGAAGGATGGCTGTGAAAACCCCGAGAGTTATTGAAACTAAATATCCACTGATTAAGTAGAGATTAATTTCACGCTTTTTGTATCCGATAGTTTTAAACATTAGAATTGTTTTTTTATTTTCTAAAAGAATCAGAATTGTCAGAATTATTGAAACCATCATCGCGATTGATATTGATGCAATAATAGAAATTCTCATTGTTCCAGTTAATGAAGTCATCAATGTATCCAAACGACGAGTTTCTAAATTGAAGATCATAATTCCTTGGTTGATGCTATTTAGGTAGTCTTCAAAAAGATTTTTCTTATAATAATCAAAGATGCTAGACCCAGCATCTGCACCCGTTTTATTCAAAATAGGCAATGTAAAATATTCCAACTGCATTGGCAACATTTGTGTTGAAAAATAGGAATTACTTACATATTTTTGTTGTTTGATATTTGAAACAATTGACTCAAAAAATTCTTGAAGCGATGGATTGTCAGAATTTGTTTTGGCAAGATATTCAAACAAACTTGATTGAGGAACATAAATATAAGAATCAAAAATTGTATCACTATGCATTATTTTGTTTAACCTTAATGTGATCGGTCCTAAATTATTTGTATTAATTACAAACTCATCACCAATGTTTAACTTGGTTCTTTTGGCATAAGTGTTTGAAACGTTTGCATTGATTGCTCATCTATTTTTTTGTTGTTCTAATTCTCGATTGTCTGAAGATGTTCGTTCAATCAAACCATATTTATCAAAACCATAATCAAAATGGTTTTGAGAATATTCATCATTTTCAAAGGCTAATAAATTCGTACGAATGTTCAACAGTTTATCGTCTCAACCATTAACATAAACCCCCATTTGTCTTCCTGATTCGATACTTGGTTTCTTGTAAGAACCAACAACCTTTCCAAACATGATGTTCATTCCGTCAAAGAGAGGATTTTCAATTTTCAATAAGATAAATCGATTTATTAATTTCATTATTGAATCAGCATTCATATGTGGTTTGTCCACTGGATTTTTTGGGAAAATAGATTCAATGATTTTTTTAATTTTGTTATAATAGGCTGGATCTCTGATCAATCTATTTAAAAAATCAGATACCGTTTGTTTGGGGATATAGGCATTGTGCATTTGCGTGGTTAAAACATTTAATATTTCGCTGGGTTTATTTCAAAATGCATCATCTAATTTGATCATTGCATTTAACTCGTTAACATCAACAGTTTCGTATGCTGGAATTACTTCTTTTTCACCATTATTTTCAATCAAATTGTATAAAGGCAGAGCTGTGTTAAGTTTGATTGATTTATAAGGTTCGTTTCATTTTTCATAACTTGTTGAAAATGCTGTCAGGGAATTACTAAATTGAAATGAAAAGAAAATGATACTAAAGGAAATCGTTAACATGATGTAAGAAATGATATTTTTATAAATATTTTTAAACGTGAAAGCCAGACCGATTCTAGTTCGACTATTGAATTTATAAACCATTGATTTTAACTTCATTTGCATTTTAGAAATATTTTTAGCAACACCCATGCCAGATATTTTTAAAATTTTGGAATTGATAATAAAGAAATTAATAGTGAAAAAACCAATAAAACCAGCTATAAATAAGCCCATAAAAGCAATGATAAAAGTATTGTCGATTGTTCAAAAACAATGATAGAAATTTAAATAACTAAATGAAATGTTGATAATCGTATTTTGAATGATTAATGCACCAAAAATACTCAAAGTAAAACCGATTAAAATTGGAGTTAGTAGAGCAAATGTGTTCAATATTGATAATTCAAAATTATTTACTCCCAAGGATTTCAAAAAGAATAAATGTTTTTGTTTAAGTAAAATAATTTGTTGACTAATAAAAAAGAAGGTTAAAAAGAGAAGTGCAAAAACAAACAAAATAATGATTGCCGAAACAATTATCGACATTTTTCACATGGTTCTTTTTAACATATTTAAATCTGTGTCTGCTCAGGCAACAGATGATTGTAATTTATGATCGCTCTTAATGGGTGAAAGCATGTTTTTTTCAAATCAGTTTGAAAAAAACTCTTGACCTTCTGCAACATTATCAATATTTGTTAAATATAAATAAAGTGAGTTATAAAAGATTGGTTTTGATGATAGTCAATATTTGCCAAATTCTGTAAATTCTGTTGCATCTTTGTTTGATTCATACAATATTTTATTGATTGTTTGAATTGGAGAATAGAAGTTAAAAGTCTTTTTATTTCAAGCAAGATCCTTGTTTAAAAATGTGCCTGCATAAAGTAGTTCATAGTTTATTTGGGAATTATTTGTTAGAACACCAATTTTGTATTTCTTACCTAATTCTAAATTTAATCAATTAGCAGTTCTTGGTTGGAGATAGAAAAACATCCCAAATTCTGGTTTGGTCTTATCAATATAATGACTAAATTTTTTGTTTTTAAAGTTGATTGTATTAACGTAATTAATCTTGTTAAATTCATCACTTTGAAAAAAACGATAGTTTAATATTTTCGCATCGTGATTACTAGTGTTTGGAATTTCTCCTGCAATGTTTAATTCATCAGCAAGGATATTTCCATAATAACCTTGATAGAGATCGCCCATATTTTTAGTTGATAGTAATGTCTCCAACGTTACTTTTTGTTCAATGTTTTCAAATTTTATACTAAAACGTTGATCGCGATAAATTGGGATATTAAATTTAGGAAGACCTTCTCCTGATTTTGCATTTTGTTCAACATATTTTTTAATGATAAATGCCGATTGAACATTTGCAGATTTATATTTATATTTGAACATGAATTGAATATAATCCACATACTTATTTAACTGGTCATAATCAATTTCAGCCTCATTTAATGAGAAATTTAAGTATGGGATGGTTTCAATATCATCTTTGATGTGAATGATATTACCTTCGTGATAAGCAAAATATTTATAGATTGTTTTGATTATGTCTTGTGGTACTTTTGAGATATCAAATTTTTTGTTTTGATTGGTTACATTTTTGTTATTCGTGTATTCAATAGTTTCAAGAAAAAAATTATAGATTGGTAGTGTAGTTGGTTCTTGTTGGGCAAAAAGATTTTCTAATTCTGAGCTGTGTTCTTGTGGTGGTCCAACCAAATACTTCTCTGGAGTGAACTTAGCATTTTTGTCTAACTTTAGACCGATTGAATTTTTAAGATCACTGGTGAATAAGGAGCCAAACGAAGTCAAACCCAAAGATAAGGAAATGCCAATGATTAAAAACAAAGTAAAGGTTAAGTATAATGGCCAATACACAATAAAATCTTTAATTGATTGTTTAAAAAATAACTTCAATCGCATATTAAATCACCTCACTTATTTTTTTATAAAAAAGGCTTTCTCTGATTAAATTTTATCAAAAAAACCCTAAAAACACATATCACCGATGTGTTTTTGGGGTTTTTACATTTAAGAAACTAGAGATCTTCAAATGTGTGTTTAGGTTGTTGTCTTTTGGTGTATGTCGAGATTGCGGCATTGATTAAGACGAAAAATGCTGTGATAGAAGTAATTAAAATCGCGATAAACATTGGGGTTCACGTAAATGATAATTCAAGATTGAATCAAAACAAGCTTGCAATGTCATTCTTCATGACTTCTAATAAAAATCACACAATTCCAATCGCGGTTAAAACCGCAAACGCCATGGAGACAAAATATCCGCTAATTAAATACTTATTAATTTCACTTTTTCGATACCCGATTGTTTTAAATAAGAGAATTGTTCTTCTATTTTCTAACAAAATCAGAATGGTTACTAAAACAGAAACAATGATTGCAATTGCAGAAGACATAAAAATTGCTATTTTCAAAATACCAGCAAATCCTTGTGTTACTTCTTCCATTTTTTGAGTGACGACACTAAATATTAAAACATTTTTAATGATGCTATTTAGGTACCTTTCAAAAGTATTTTTTGAATAATAATCTTGAATCTTCTCACCATTAGAATGAAAAATCGGTAATGTAAAATATTCTAATTGCATCGGAAGATTTTGTTGTGAAAAATAAGAATTGCTAATATAAACAGGTTCAGCTTTTTTCATATCTTTAACAATTTGACCAAATTTTTGACTAATAATTTGCTTATCTCGATTTATTTTTTCGAGATAAGCAAATAAATTTTTTTGAGGTACATAAATAGAAGATTCTTTGCTCAGAGTGTTTTTTACTATTTTATTTACTTTTAATTTTATGTTGTGTGCGATGGGTTTAATCGCACCTTTATCTGTTTTGAAACCAATATTGACTCCAATATCTTTTTGATCTCCAACTTTTAAATTAGCTCGCTTGGCATAAAAATTGGAAATGCCAACTTTTAAAACGGGACTAGATTCAAATGTTGTATCAACATTTGAATCTGTTTCTGCAACATTGTATTCGAAATGTTTTTTTGATTCTTCATCATTTTCAAATGCAATTAAATCAACATAAAGACTGTCCTTTCGATCAAATCCTCTAGTCGTAAAAATACCTCTTTGTTTACCTTCTGGAATCGTTTTTTGGTTAATCGAACCAACCACATTTCCAAACATAATATTAATACCTTTAAACGAAGGAATTTGAAGCCTTAATGTTAGCAATTGATCAATAAAACTTTTGAACGGATTTTTGTTTTGAGTGTTTTTTGCAAGATTAGATTCTGCAAAAAATGAATTTGCTTGACTTAAGATTTGATCATAATATTTCGGCTTTTTAATCACTTCATCTAGAAATCAAAGAACTGTTTCTTTGGGAATATATGTGCTTTTCATATCTTCAATTTTATTCAATTTTTCAAGCACAGTGCCACCAGTTGGATTAGTTCAAAAATCTTTGTCTAGTGGTTTGAAATATTTAATTTCATTCACATCAATAGTTTTATATGAATCAATTAATTTGTCTTCAATATTAAATAAAGGCAATGAGTGATTAAGCTTTATCGATTTATAAGGTGCGTTTCATATTTCGGGAGCATTATTAAAAATTTTAATTGAGCTATTAAATTGAAAGGAAAATAAAAAGACAGCAAATGAGAAAGTTAAAATTACGTAAGAAACAATATTTTTATAAACGTTTTGGAAAGCAAAGGCAAAACCAAGTCTAAGTTTAGGATTTCATCCTTTGATTAAAAATTTCATTTTCATTTGAAAATGCGAAATACCTTTGGCAACACTCATTCCAGATATTTTTAATGCATCTGAATTTATTATCAGCAAGCTGATAATAAAAAAACCAGCAAAACAAACCAACATCAAACCAACAAAAGCAATAATAAATTCGAATCCAAATGTTCAAAAACTATGGTAATAATTTCAAAACTCATAGACAATATCCATTAAGATGCTTTGGACCGCCAACGATCCAAAAATACCGATAGTAAAACTGACCAAAGTCGGGAGTATTAGAGCAAACGTTGTTAAAGTTGATAATTCATGATTCCTAATTCCAATTGATTTTAAACAAAATAAATTTTTTTGCTGCAACAAAATAATTTGATGGCTGATAAAGAAGAAAATCAAGAAAAGTAACATCAAAACAATCACAACAATCACGATTGTAATCCCAATAAAAACTCTCAACATGACTAACGCTGATGTGTTGGTATCAGTATCTGATCAAACGGTTGCTGATTGAAGTTTTGGTGCATTTCCATTAGCGTTTACATGTTCCATTAAATAGGTTTCAAATCAATTTGAAAAATGACCTTGTCCTTCTTTTGTATTTTTACTATTTGGAAAGAGTAAATAAATTATATTGGTGATAGCGTTTGGAGCTGAATTTCAATATTTTTGAAATTCAGTTTGATTAGTATTTGTGTTTTGTTCTGCTGATGTTTCATAAAATATTTTATTTATAGTTTGTGCTGGGGTATAAAAATCTCATTCATTTGGAAGATATCAAAGATCGGGATTTAAAATGGTTCCTGCATAAAGCAATTCATGGGTTTTTCTTTTTTCATCAGTTCCGACAAATACTTTGTATTTTTCTCCCAATTTAAAATTGGCTTCATTCGCACTTTTTGGTTGCATGTAAAAAAACATTCCAAATTCTTCTTTGGTTCTATCAAGATAATTTTTAAATTGATCACTTTCAAAATCAATTGATGTTTGAAAATTTATTCTGTTGAATTGGTTATTTCAAAATAATTTATAATTAGGTATTTTCATCTCTGGGTTTTTTAAATCTGAAATTTTTTCCAGAATTTTATTTCCATAATAACCTTGGTGAATATCACCCATTTTTTCATTTGTCACCAATGAGTCTAAAGAAATTTTTTGAGACATATTTTCAAGTCTTAAGTTTCCTTTTGATTGATGAATAAATTGAAAATAAAATTTATCTATCCCATTGTCGGTTTTCAAATCTTGTTTCAAATATTGATCAATAATAAAAGCCGATTGGATATTATTGGTTTTGAATTTTGCTTTAAAAATATGTGATATGTAATCAACAATTTTATTCAATATGTCAACATTTTTTACCATCTGTTGATGACTCGGCGTATGAAAAATATTTGAAATAGAACTAAGTCTAACATCACTTTCATTTAATCGGACAATGTTACCACCATTATTAGCAAAATATTTGTATATAAATTTAAGAACTGGATTATTTTGGTCTTCTGCGGTTGTGATTGAGTCATGAGTTATAGATAGTGATTTTATTTTTTCTCAAATCTCTTTATTTTCGAAATTGATTGCATCATAAAAGAAATTATAAATAGGAAGTGTTGATTTTTCTTCTTGGAAAAAATCTTCATTGGCTTTTTCTTTTTCTTCAGGGATTGTATAGCGTTGAGCAACAAAACGAGCATTTGCATTATACTTTGAACCAAATGAACTTTCGATATCTTTTCCAAACATGGAAATAAAGGAAATTAAACCCAATGACAAAGAAATTGCAAATGCTAAAAATAATGTAAAGGTTACATAAAGGGGTCAATAGACAATTAGATCTTTGAATGATTGTTTAAAAAATAATTTTAATTTCATAAAAGAATACCCCTTATTTTTTATAACCTATCAATTTGAATATATCAAAAATAGAATTAAATCCCAAAAATTTATGATTTTTGAAGATTTAATTCTATTTTATAACTATTTTTTTAGACTTTTTTGTGAATCACAAATTTTTAGATTTTAAAAAAATCTGGTAGCTAAATCAAATGCACGGAACAACTAGTAGAGTGTTTACAAGAAAAATTGCAAGCAACTCTCAAGGGAGATCGATGGTTTTAAAATTAAAAAAATCATTAATTTTTTTCACAGGAAGTAAACTTATAATTGTGATAATTAAAGCAAGGCAAGAAAAAAAGAGTAAACGTTTATTTAAGCTAAATTTTTCTTTGACGGGTTTGACAACCCCTGCATGATTAATTGGTAAAAAGAAATTATTAAATAAAAGCGAGTAAAGAATTGGGGAAATCATAATTGTCATGTAAACACCGGTCTTACTAAATTCTTCAGAAAATATTTGAGGCGCATTGAAGAGTTTAACGATTTCATAATTTAAAACTGCAAATGTTGCATTAAAAACTGTTGTTATGATAATTTGCATTTTAATTCCTTTAAGCAACGATTCTTTTTTATGGCTTGGTGGGGGATTAAACATAACTCCTTTGCGATCATATTGCATTCCGATGGGAATCGCAACAATTGTTTCAATGATTAAAATATGAAATAAAATATTGATTGAAATCAAAGCAATATCTTTATTAATTAATAAAATAAATAAGATTGTTAGAACTTGACTAATGTTGGCAGCGATTAAAAATGAAATTGAATATTTAATTTTTTCATAAACATTTCTTCCGGCACGAATTCCAAAAACAATACTTTTAAAATTATCATCTTTTAAAATGACATCACTAACTTCTTTAGTCACTTGAGTTCCGTTAATTCCCATGGCAATTCCAACATCAGCCTTAACGATACTTGGAGTATCGTTAATTCCATCCCCTGTCATTGCAACGATGTTGTTGTTGGCTTGCAATATTCTCACAATAATTGCCTTATGTTCAGGGCTAACTCGGGCAAAAACATTCGTTGTTTTTATTTTCTCAGCCAATTCTTCATCAGAAAGAGTGTCTAATTCTGCCCCATCCATAACTTGGTTGTAGTAGTCTGTGTAAATCCCTAATCTTGTGGCAATTTCTTGAGCAGTAATCTTGTGGTCTCCGGTAATCATAATGACCCTAACCCCGGCCTTATTGGCGTTTTCAATAGCCATTTTCACTTCTGGACGTGGAGGATCAATAATTCCTATGACACCAATAAAAATTAAATCAGTTTCATACTCTTCATAAACTGAGTTTAAATGTTTGTAAGCGACACCTAAAACTCTTAAACCTTGTTGTGCATATTTGAATGATTGTTCTTGAATTAAATTTCTATCTTTTTTGGTTAAAGGACTAACAACGCCATTAACTATTTTTTTTGTGGAGTGCTTTAAAAGATAATCGAATGCTCCTTTTGTATATAAAATTAAATCATTTTTATCTTGATGAACTGTTGTCATCATTTTTCGTTTTGAATCAAATGGAATTTCATCAACACGAGGGTGATTTATTCTAAGTTTTCTATAATCAAAGTTTTGTTTCATCAAAAATTTGATTATAGCGACTTCGGTTGCACTTCCAATAATTTCTGTGTTTTCACAAACTGCATCATTACACAAAGCAAGAGCATTTAAAAAATGCTTATTATTAGTAATTACACTAGGGTCTTTTTCAGCTTTTAAATCAACAAAAAATTGATCAATATCCATTTTGTTTTGTGTCAATGTCCCTGTCTTATCAGAACAAATAACATTAACATTGCCCAATGTTTCAATTGATTTTGGATTTTTTATATCAACATTATTTTTGCTAAGTTTTTTTGTAGCAATGGTCATGCATAACCTCACAATAATGGTTAATGATTCAGGAATCACACTGATTGCAGCAGATACAGCCAATAACAATAATGTACTTCATGATTTCAAATCTTCTGGTAATTGATTTCGAATAAAAAAAGAAAAAAGCAACAAAATTAAACCAAAAATGAAGGCAATAATTCCAATTCGAATCGTCAAACCTTTAGTTTTCTTTTCCAAAGGTGTTCTGATAAACTCTGATTTTGTAATTTTAGAAGCAATTTTTCCAATTTCAGAATGTGTTCCTGTTTTTAAAACGATGCCAACTAATTTTCCTTCTAAAATCATTGTTGACATGAAGGCCATGTTTTTTTGGTCTGAAATAATTAAATTGTCTGCTTTGATTATTGTAGCAATTTTTTCCACAGGTTCTGATTCGCCAGTTAAGGATGATTCATCTATTTTTAAAACGGATTCATTGATAATTCTTAAATCAGCTGGAATAAATTCACCTAATTTAGCATGCACCACATCCCCAGGAACTAAAAAAATTGGATTGATTTGTTGGATTTCACCATCTCTTAAAACAGAAACAAAGGTATCTTGTGTTGTGTCCAATGAAGAAATGTAGTTGAGCGATTTCATTTCTTGATAAGTGGAGATGATTGAGTTTGTAAGAATAATTATCCCGATGACACATAATCCCGCAATATCGGGCATTGAAAATTTTTCTTCAATTGAATTAGCAATAATTGTGACCAAACCGGTCAGAGCCATTATTACACATAATGGATCTAAAAATGTTTTTAAAAAAACAAGCAAAAAATTGTGTCTTTTAGATTGCGGTAAATGATTCAATCCGTAAATTTTTAAACGTCGTTCGACTTCTTGAATGGTTAAACCTGTTGTTAAATTGGTATCAAGGATTTTAGCAATCTTTTTATTTGAAAGTTGATATCATTTTTTTGTTATTTTTTTTGGTTGATTAAAATCAAAAGCATCAATATTTTTTTCCATATTAATTTACCTCTTGCAACTTTTTAGTTACTTTAAATTGCGAATAAATTATATCAAATTCTAACTTCTTAAATAGAAATTGGCCTCTTTATCAAATTAATTTTGGAAGGTCAAAAAACTTTTATTAGTCTAACAATCATGTCTCTTTAATACCAAGTGAAAAACACAAATTCAATTAGTGGTTAACCCTCTAATCGAATTTGTGTTTTTTGTTTTTTTAAGCTTAAATTATTTTCTATTTATCAGTAATGAAATCTTAATCATTGGAACCATTAAAACTTGATTAACGGGATAACTTAATGCCCAAACAGAAATTCCATTATAAATAATTGAATAAACTCAACCGTTATCTCCTCAACTAGGTCCAAAAGCAGCTACTCAAACAAAATATCCTGATATTGTTTGAACAATATAAATTCCTAAAAAAGTGAAAAAACCGACAATAATATAATTTAAATAACTAATGTAACCATTTTTGCGTGTAATCTTAAATTTCAACATAGAAATCATCCCTGGGATCATCATTGGAATAAAGTAATCCAATAAATATGATCATGGCGAAATGATTAAACCAGAACTTAAAAATAATAACGACATTAAAGCAGATGCACCCCCTGCTAAAATCGAAAGAACTGGTGAACAAACTACCCCAAGTGTAATTAGTGGTAAGTATTTTAAAGCAATCCCGCCCCCATTTGGTAATTGGGGCATAAATTGTTCTGTGTAAGCAAACACAATTGTTAAGGCTGTGAACATTCCACATAAAACAACATCATGAATAGTTAGTTTTCTAATGCCGAATAACTTTCAACTTAAATGCCTTTTACTTTTTGCTCCTTTATTTGTTTCAAACACATAAATTAAGATTCCAATATTAATAACCATTAGCGAAAGCACACTTAATAAAATGAATTGCATTTTATTATTAAGTATTTTATCTAAGTCGGCTAAAAACCAACTAATTGTAATTAAAATTCCGAATGCAAACGCAAAGGAAAATAGCATAATCGAAAATGTTTGGACATTTTCGAAAACCTGTGGATCGATAATATTAGTTCAAGATATTTCCATCACACTAAACAAGATCAATCCAACTAAAAGCATAACTGTTGTAATCAAAGAACAAATCATAGCTATTTTTAACAGTCAAGGTTTTTCACGAATTGGATGAATATGTACTCATCACTTTTCTTTATTTGTTTGTGAATTTAATAAAAGTTTCACTTCTTCTTGTAAATCCGTTTGTACATTTTGTACTTTTTCTTTTTGCATAAAAAAATCTCCTTTTGAGAGACAAAGAAAAAAACAACTAATCTGACTCCCTCCGCTAGTATTAACTAGATCAGGTTCAAAGAGTGTTTCTCAAGCTTGTGCTACCTCTGTCATATATTTACGTATTTATTATATAACTTTCTAAACATTAGTGAGCAGGTAATGTTTGTTTTTTGGCTTTTTAAAAACAAATTTTCCAGTGTTGAATAATGAGTAAAATTTAATTGTTGAGACTTATGATAGTTTTAATAAGTGGTTGTTTGAATAGAAAATATCGAGACGACAAGAATCAAGTTCACAAAGCACCTCAGTATATAAGCCCAAAAATAATAGGCATTAAAACATGTAAATAAATTTGATTAAAACCACCAAATCAAATGGTTTCAAATGGTTTATATAAATGTATAATGTTCAAAAAACCCAGTAAAATAAGGCATTAATAAGATAAAAACAAATAAATCAAAGTGGTTGATTGATTATCAACCAAAAGATTTGATTGGCAATAAAAATCGTAAGAATTTTAGAAAAAAGTTTTGAATTTTTTTCTAAAATTTTCCTTTATTAACCAACAACGCAACCTTAATTGTTGGAACCATTATGATTTGGGTTAATGGATAATTAAATGGTCAAATTGATAAGGCATTATAAACAACCGAATAAACAACTCCATTATTCCCTCAAGCCGGACCCCCAGCCATCGCCACTCAAATATAATAACCAGAAAGTGTTTGAATAATGTAAATTCCTAAAAAAGTTAAAAAACCAACAATGATGTAATTTAAATAATTGATATAACTTTTTTTGGTTGTAATTGTAAATCTTAAAATACTTACAATCCCAGGAATCATCATCGGAATGAAGTAATCTAAAATAAATGATCAAGGTGAAATGATCAAAGTTGATCCGACAAATAATAGTGAAAGTAAGGCACCACAA encodes the following:
- a CDS encoding FtsX-like permease family protein, whose product is MRLKLFFKQSIKDFIVYWPLYLTFTLFLIIGISLSLGLTSFGSLFTSDLKNSIGLKLDKNAKFTPEKYLVGPPQEHSSELENLFAQQEPTTLPIYNFFLETIEYTNNKNVTNQNKKFDISKVPQDIIKTIYKYFAYHEGNIIHIKDDIETIPYLNFSLNEAEIDYDQLNKYVDYIQFMFKYKYKSANVQSAFIIKKYVEQNAKSGEGLPKFNIPIYRDQRFSIKFENIEQKVTLETLLSTKNMGDLYQGYYGNILADELNIAGEIPNTSNHDAKILNYRFFQSDEFNKINYVNTINFKNKKFSHYIDKTKPEFGMFFYLQPRTANWLNLELGKKYKIGVLTNNSQINYELLYAGTFLNKDLAWNKKTFNFYSPIQTINKILYESNKDATEFTEFGKYWLSSKPIFYNSLYLYLTNIDNVAEGQEFFSNWFEKNMLSPIKSDHKLQSSVAWADTDLNMLKRTMWKMSIIVSAIIILFVFALLFLTFFFISQQIILLKQKHLFFLKSLGVNNFELSILNTFALLTPILIGFTLSIFGALIIQNTIINISFSYLNFYHCFWTIDNTFIIAFMGLFIAGFIGFFTINFFIINSKILKISGMGVAKNISKMQMKLKSMVYKFNSRTRIGLAFTFKNIYKNIISYIMLTISFSIIFFSFQFSNSLTAFSTSYEKWNEPYKSIKLNTALPLYNLIENNGEKEVIPAYETVDVNELNAMIKLDDAFWNKPSEILNVLTTQMHNAYIPKQTVSDFLNRLIRDPAYYNKIKKIIESIFPKNPVDKPHMNADSIMKLINRFILLKIENPLFDGMNIMFGKVVGSYKKPSIESGRQMGVYVNGWDDKLLNIRTNLLAFENDEYSQNHFDYGFDKYGLIERTSSDNRELEQQKNRWAINANVSNTYAKRTKLNIGDEFVINTNNLGPITLRLNKIMHSDTIFDSYIYVPQSSLFEYLAKTNSDNPSLQEFFESIVSNIKQQKYVSNSYFSTQMLPMQLEYFTLPILNKTGADAGSSIFDYYKKNLFEDYLNSINQGIMIFNLETRRLDTLMTSLTGTMRISIIASISIAMMVSIILTILILLENKKTILMFKTIGYKKREINLYLISGYLVSITLGVFTAILLAWITLEKVVAEIMKTLWFDIPLNFGWGLGFIGIVIASILLFFILINSAISYFTKIQQPKYAFVDL
- a CDS encoding ABC transporter permease codes for the protein MKLKLFFKQSFKDLIVYWPLYVTFTLFLAFAISLSLGLISFISMFGKDIESSFGSKYNANARFVAQRYTIPEEKEKANEDFFQEEKSTLPIYNFFYDAINFENKEIWEKIKSLSITHDSITTAEDQNNPVLKFIYKYFANNGGNIVRLNESDVRLSSISNIFHTPSHQQMVKNVDILNKIVDYISHIFKAKFKTNNIQSAFIIDQYLKQDLKTDNGIDKFYFQFIHQSKGNLRLENMSQKISLDSLVTNEKMGDIHQGYYGNKILEKISDLKNPEMKIPNYKLFWNNQFNRINFQTSIDFESDQFKNYLDRTKEEFGMFFYMQPKSANEANFKLGEKYKVFVGTDEKRKTHELLYAGTILNPDLWYLPNEWDFYTPAQTINKIFYETSAEQNTNTNQTEFQKYWNSAPNAITNIIYLLFPNSKNTKEGQGHFSNWFETYLMEHVNANGNAPKLQSATVWSDTDTNTSALVMLRVFIGITIVIVVIVLMLLFLIFFFISHQIILLQQKNLFCLKSIGIRNHELSTLTTFALILPTLVSFTIGIFGSLAVQSILMDIVYEFWNYYHSFWTFGFEFIIAFVGLMLVCFAGFFIISLLIINSDALKISGMSVAKGISHFQMKMKFLIKGWNPKLRLGFAFAFQNVYKNIVSYVILTFSFAVFLFSFQFNSSIKIFNNAPEIWNAPYKSIKLNHSLPLFNIEDKLIDSYKTIDVNEIKYFKPLDKDFWTNPTGGTVLEKLNKIEDMKSTYIPKETVLWFLDEVIKKPKYYDQILSQANSFFAESNLAKNTQNKNPFKSFIDQLLTLRLQIPSFKGINIMFGNVVGSINQKTIPEGKQRGIFTTRGFDRKDSLYVDLIAFENDEESKKHFEYNVAETDSNVDTTFESSPVLKVGISNFYAKRANLKVGDQKDIGVNIGFKTDKGAIKPIAHNIKLKVNKIVKNTLSKESSIYVPQKNLFAYLEKINRDKQIISQKFGQIVKDMKKAEPVYISNSYFSQQNLPMQLEYFTLPIFHSNGEKIQDYYSKNTFERYLNSIIKNVLIFSVVTQKMEEVTQGFAGILKIAIFMSSAIAIIVSVLVTILILLENRRTILLFKTIGYRKSEINKYLISGYFVSMAFAVLTAIGIVWFLLEVMKNDIASLFWFNLELSFTWTPMFIAILITSITAFFVLINAAISTYTKRQQPKHTFEDL
- a CDS encoding cation-translocating P-type ATPase, which produces MEKNIDAFDFNQPKKITKKWYQLSNKKIAKILDTNLTTGLTIQEVERRLKIYGLNHLPQSKRHNFLLVFLKTFLDPLCVIMALTGLVTIIANSIEEKFSMPDIAGLCVIGIIILTNSIISTYQEMKSLNYISSLDTTQDTFVSVLRDGEIQQINPIFLVPGDVVHAKLGEFIPADLRIINESVLKIDESSLTGESEPVEKIATIIKADNLIISDQKNMAFMSTMILEGKLVGIVLKTGTHSEIGKIASKITKSEFIRTPLEKKTKGLTIRIGIIAFIFGLILLLFSFFIRNQLPEDLKSWSTLLLLAVSAAISVIPESLTIIVRLCMTIATKKLSKNNVDIKNPKSIETLGNVNVICSDKTGTLTQNKMDIDQFFVDLKAEKDPSVITNNKHFLNALALCNDAVCENTEIIGSATEVAIIKFLMKQNFDYRKLRINHPRVDEIPFDSKRKMMTTVHQDKNDLILYTKGAFDYLLKHSTKKIVNGVVSPLTKKDRNLIQEQSFKYAQQGLRVLGVAYKHLNSVYEEYETDLIFIGVIGIIDPPRPEVKMAIENANKAGVRVIMITGDHKITAQEIATRLGIYTDYYNQVMDGAELDTLSDEELAEKIKTTNVFARVSPEHKAIIVRILQANNNIVAMTGDGINDTPSIVKADVGIAMGINGTQVTKEVSDVILKDDNFKSIVFGIRAGRNVYEKIKYSISFLIAANISQVLTILFILLINKDIALISINILFHILIIETIVAIPIGMQYDRKGVMFNPPPSHKKESLLKGIKMQIIITTVFNATFAVLNYEIVKLFNAPQIFSEEFSKTGVYMTIMISPILYSLLFNNFFLPINHAGVVKPVKEKFSLNKRLLFFSCLALIITIISLLPVKKINDFFNFKTIDLPWELLAIFLVNTLLVVPCIWFSYQIFLKSKNLWFTKKSKKIVIK